A stretch of the Bacillus sp. FJAT-18017 genome encodes the following:
- a CDS encoding DedA family protein, with translation MQHAVAFMNEYGYMFLFISMALGMIILPVPLEALLGYSGYLSFTGELQWLATIAIATIGTFTGMIANYWIGKKLGYGFIAKYGHYVYIKISTIEKIAKWFNKYGNKLLILVFFIPGARHAIGYFAGITKFPPKLYCICTAIGAFIWSSAYILIGNLAGPGWEIYNEEIKKFLLSTSIVLLILLASAYLAGKSSTRISGWGWRLRRKLMNLIR, from the coding sequence GTGCAGCACGCAGTAGCTTTCATGAATGAATACGGCTATATGTTCCTATTCATTTCAATGGCACTAGGAATGATTATTCTGCCTGTTCCTTTAGAAGCCCTTCTCGGTTATTCCGGCTATTTGTCCTTTACAGGGGAACTTCAATGGCTGGCAACCATCGCAATCGCCACTATCGGGACATTCACCGGAATGATCGCAAATTACTGGATCGGAAAAAAGCTTGGCTATGGATTCATAGCTAAATACGGCCATTATGTATACATTAAAATCTCAACCATTGAAAAAATCGCAAAATGGTTTAACAAATACGGTAACAAACTATTAATTTTGGTCTTCTTTATACCCGGAGCAAGGCATGCCATCGGCTACTTCGCCGGCATCACCAAATTCCCGCCCAAGCTTTATTGCATATGCACCGCTATCGGCGCATTCATATGGTCATCAGCCTACATTTTAATCGGCAACCTCGCCGGCCCAGGCTGGGAGATCTATAATGAAGAAATTAAGAAATTCTTGCTCAGCACCAGCATAGTTTTGCTAATACTGCTGGCCTCAGCATACCTCGCAGGTAAATCAAGCACCCGAATCTCCGGATGGGGCTGGAGACTGCGACGTAAATTAATGAACCTAATAAGATAG
- a CDS encoding LemA family protein, which translates to MKKGFMGVGLVIIGIIVVLGIMLASSYNEFVNAEENVDQSYAQIENQLQRRLDLIPNLVNTVKGYAAHEKETIQAISDARARLAGARSPEEEATANAELSGALSRLLVVVENYPNLKADAQFRQLMDELAGTENRIAVARKDYNDVVAVYNKKVKQFPGAFVAGITGFDEKEYFRADPRSQEAPEVDFGGNG; encoded by the coding sequence ATGAAAAAAGGATTTATGGGAGTTGGGCTGGTCATCATCGGCATTATTGTCGTACTTGGCATTATGCTCGCATCGAGTTACAACGAGTTTGTCAATGCTGAGGAAAATGTTGACCAATCATATGCACAAATCGAGAACCAACTGCAGCGGCGACTGGATTTAATACCGAATTTGGTAAATACGGTTAAAGGTTATGCGGCTCATGAGAAGGAAACAATCCAAGCAATTTCTGATGCCCGTGCAAGGCTGGCGGGAGCTCGCAGCCCAGAGGAAGAAGCGACAGCGAACGCCGAGCTTTCGGGTGCACTTAGCCGCCTCCTTGTTGTTGTAGAAAATTATCCAAATTTGAAGGCGGACGCTCAGTTCCGGCAACTGATGGACGAGCTGGCAGGAACCGAGAACCGGATTGCGGTTGCCAGGAAGGATTACAACGACGTCGTAGCTGTTTACAATAAAAAGGTTAAGCAGTTCCCTGGTGCATTTGTCGCCGGAATTACCGGTTTTGATGAGAAGGAATATTTCCGCGCCGACCCTCGTTCCCAGGAAGCACCTGAGGTTGACTTCGGAGGCAACGGATAA
- a CDS encoding TPM domain-containing protein, translated as MKRWKAASVFALLVLLLVGSANVFAAAGDIPSPRGDIYVQDFADILSQDEEQQIRGWGRQIQSGAAGAQVAVLTVDTIGDRDIEGYANEAFRTYKLGQAGEDNGVLLVLALQEKRIRIEVGYGLEGIIPDGKAGRILDSYAIPSLQAGRPNEAVINTYQALGNEVMSGFDASGNPIPQPDAAGQGQDTGIPNWLFILIVAGLIILDMVFFRGTFTFLILSMIGRGGGGGGGSIGGGGGSSGGGGASRGW; from the coding sequence ATGAAACGCTGGAAGGCCGCAAGCGTTTTTGCGCTGCTAGTCCTTCTCCTGGTTGGAAGCGCGAATGTGTTTGCAGCTGCTGGGGATATTCCGTCACCACGTGGAGATATTTATGTCCAGGATTTTGCCGATATCCTCAGCCAGGACGAAGAGCAGCAGATTCGCGGCTGGGGCAGGCAAATTCAAAGTGGTGCTGCGGGAGCCCAGGTTGCGGTCCTGACAGTCGATACAATTGGCGATCGCGATATTGAAGGATATGCAAACGAGGCATTCAGGACATACAAGCTTGGCCAGGCTGGCGAGGATAATGGGGTTCTGCTGGTGCTCGCTTTACAGGAAAAGCGAATTCGGATAGAGGTTGGCTACGGTCTTGAAGGAATCATTCCGGATGGGAAAGCCGGAAGAATCCTGGATTCGTATGCGATTCCTTCCCTTCAGGCTGGCCGCCCTAATGAAGCGGTGATCAATACGTATCAGGCGCTTGGCAATGAAGTGATGAGCGGTTTTGATGCAAGCGGCAATCCGATACCGCAGCCAGATGCCGCCGGCCAAGGACAGGATACTGGAATTCCAAACTGGCTATTCATTCTAATCGTTGCTGGTTTAATTATCCTCGATATGGTGTTTTTCCGAGGTACCTTCACCTTCCTAATCCTTTCGATGATCGGCCGTGGCGGTGGTGGAGGCGGCGGTTCAATTGGCGGCGGTGGAGGCTCGTCCGGTGGCGGCGGTGCCAGCCGTGGGTGGTAA
- a CDS encoding nuclease-related domain-containing protein yields MVVLERAVPLILLMLEALLRRLPKTHHKRMEVEESYRTYSAGYNGEKAVDFYLKYLKEEKFSIFKGIRLKVNGVYFQIDTLLITPSFALILEIKTWAGEITFEKNFSQVTQDKDGKINLYSNPLSQVKLQLLQLKDWFRKNDFPDIPLEFFVVMSNSAAKLKSDPNYFEAHQKVIHSIRLVEKVEVIERKHKQIYLDESSLNMLKDKMLSDHTQLRQDVLQMFSISKQDLLFGPQCPFCNHIPVKQDNRKWFCKMCNKLSKNVSHQAIEDYFLLISPQITSKQAQEFLQIYDDKKIYHILTSMNLPTSGKTKGRIYHQPSLIRYSFPYKNSQKG; encoded by the coding sequence TTGGTAGTTTTAGAAAGAGCCGTACCACTAATTCTCTTAATGTTGGAGGCGTTATTAAGGAGGCTTCCAAAAACACATCATAAGAGAATGGAGGTTGAGGAGTCGTATCGAACATATAGTGCTGGATATAACGGTGAGAAAGCAGTGGACTTTTACCTTAAGTATTTAAAGGAAGAAAAGTTCAGTATTTTTAAAGGGATTCGATTAAAAGTAAATGGTGTTTATTTTCAAATTGATACACTTTTGATTACCCCTTCTTTCGCTTTGATTCTGGAAATTAAAACTTGGGCTGGAGAGATAACCTTCGAGAAGAATTTTAGCCAGGTTACACAAGACAAAGATGGAAAAATCAACTTATACTCAAATCCTCTTTCCCAGGTCAAGCTTCAGCTCCTGCAGTTAAAAGATTGGTTCAGAAAAAACGATTTCCCCGACATACCGCTTGAATTTTTTGTTGTTATGAGCAATTCTGCCGCAAAACTCAAGTCTGATCCAAACTACTTTGAAGCCCATCAGAAGGTAATCCACTCCATTCGCTTAGTAGAAAAAGTGGAAGTGATCGAAAGGAAACATAAACAAATTTATTTAGACGAATCTTCCCTAAACATGTTAAAAGATAAAATGCTTTCGGACCACACTCAGCTAAGGCAAGATGTCCTCCAAATGTTTTCAATCTCTAAACAGGATCTGCTTTTCGGCCCACAATGCCCGTTTTGTAATCATATACCAGTTAAACAAGATAATCGGAAATGGTTTTGCAAGATGTGCAATAAGCTTTCCAAAAACGTAAGCCATCAGGCAATAGAGGATTACTTCCTGTTGATTTCCCCTCAGATTACAAGCAAACAGGCACAAGAATTTCTTCAAATCTATGATGATAAAAAGATATATCACATCCTCACCTCCATGAACCTCCCAACTTCAGGCAAGACGAAAGGCCGCATCTACCACCAACCCTCTCTCATTCGCTATTCTTTCCCGTACAAAAATTCCCAAAAGGGTTAG